Proteins encoded together in one Ferroglobus placidus DSM 10642 window:
- a CDS encoding acyl-CoA dehydrogenase family protein: MGVIEYPKDPVLEFSEEEKLFRESVREFCEKYIAPKWVEVDEKAEKDPMAIPVDLIKKMGEQGLFCIPCSDKYGGQGGTYTMATIAIEEIAYADPAVALAVYALLNNGWPFALEIFGKEEVCQEIIPEVAKGNAFFGIASTEPQGGSDVAGIKTRAEKKGDVYVFNGEKAYISGVGEVQKLPWGGGWFLIARTGGEGHRGLSAFAFIVRKNGKLKEGWIPTIYEDIGRHGLTTGGFILENFELEKDYLLGEENKGFYHVMEGFNLARIVVAAATIGAARWLLEKAVEWFRQRKLFGGRSIASFQGVSFKFADLYARWEASRYFVYRAARLADKIYIEKDPNFNPKDLNVPVALAKNYGPETCVDLAEEVMKWYGAYAYTKEAPIFRAWLGPFSYVIGAEGAQNIMRYIIARDIIGREFVQG; this comes from the coding sequence TTGGGAGTGATTGAATACCCGAAGGACCCGGTTTTGGAATTTTCGGAGGAGGAGAAGCTTTTTAGAGAGAGCGTCAGGGAATTCTGCGAGAAGTACATCGCACCGAAGTGGGTAGAAGTTGACGAGAAGGCTGAGAAGGATCCGATGGCAATTCCTGTAGATCTGATTAAGAAAATGGGAGAGCAGGGGCTGTTTTGCATTCCATGCAGCGACAAGTACGGAGGGCAGGGAGGAACTTACACGATGGCGACCATTGCTATAGAAGAGATCGCTTACGCAGACCCGGCTGTGGCTCTGGCAGTTTACGCTTTGCTCAACAACGGATGGCCCTTCGCTTTGGAGATCTTTGGAAAGGAGGAGGTTTGTCAGGAAATAATTCCGGAAGTTGCTAAGGGTAACGCTTTCTTCGGAATAGCTTCGACCGAACCTCAGGGAGGAAGTGACGTTGCGGGAATAAAAACGAGGGCTGAGAAGAAGGGAGACGTTTACGTTTTCAACGGAGAAAAGGCTTACATCAGCGGAGTTGGAGAGGTCCAGAAGCTACCTTGGGGTGGAGGCTGGTTCTTGATTGCCAGAACCGGAGGAGAAGGACACAGAGGGCTTTCAGCCTTCGCTTTCATAGTCAGAAAGAACGGAAAGCTTAAGGAGGGCTGGATTCCGACGATTTACGAAGACATCGGTAGGCATGGACTAACTACCGGTGGTTTCATCCTCGAAAACTTCGAACTTGAAAAGGATTATTTGCTTGGAGAGGAAAACAAGGGCTTCTACCACGTGATGGAAGGTTTCAACTTAGCGAGAATTGTCGTTGCAGCAGCAACTATTGGAGCTGCGAGGTGGCTTTTGGAAAAAGCCGTGGAATGGTTCAGGCAGAGGAAGCTTTTCGGAGGAAGAAGTATAGCCTCTTTCCAGGGAGTTAGCTTCAAGTTTGCCGATTTGTATGCCAGATGGGAAGCTTCCCGATACTTCGTTTACAGAGCTGCGAGGCTTGCCGACAAGATCTACATAGAGAAGGATCCCAACTTCAATCCGAAGGATCTCAACGTTCCCGTGGCTTTAGCCAAGAACTACGGTCCAGAAACCTGCGTTGATCTGGCTGAGGAGGTTATGAAGTGGTACGGAGCTTACGCATACACCAAAGAAGCTCCGATATTCAGAGCTTGGCTCGGTCCGTTCAGCTACGTAATAGGTGCTGAAGGAGCGCAGAACATAATGAGGTATATAATAGCGAGGGACATAATCGGAAGGGAGTTCGTGCAGGGATAA
- a CDS encoding electron transfer flavoprotein subunit beta/FixA family protein gives MNVAVCVKYAVDAQQVKFDPKTGEPLLATAPRKISDMDRRAIEEALRLKEKLGGKVVAFSVGDSGVKNAVKEIYAMGVDEVHIVADDKLKNVDTTTTAKILSELIKKVGSFDLILCGAASTDGYSWLVPGKIASFLELSFIPNAVALSVENGKVAVESDMGDGIYKFESSLPAVVSVLLEINEPRIPKLSDILKASKKKAEFHSLEDFEVEFVDSGVEEIRMPKVERKRVIFEVKDNIDEVVEKLLAELKKEGVL, from the coding sequence ATGAACGTAGCGGTTTGCGTTAAATACGCTGTGGACGCTCAGCAGGTGAAATTCGATCCGAAAACTGGCGAGCCGCTTTTAGCGACGGCACCGAGAAAAATTAGCGACATGGATAGGAGAGCGATAGAAGAGGCTTTAAGGCTGAAAGAAAAGCTTGGAGGAAAAGTTGTTGCTTTCTCCGTTGGAGACTCAGGCGTGAAAAATGCTGTGAAGGAAATCTATGCGATGGGAGTTGATGAGGTGCACATCGTTGCGGACGATAAATTGAAGAACGTGGACACGACAACAACTGCTAAGATTCTTTCGGAGCTGATAAAGAAAGTTGGCAGCTTCGATTTAATTCTCTGCGGAGCGGCATCGACAGACGGCTATTCCTGGCTCGTGCCGGGGAAAATTGCCAGCTTCCTTGAGCTCTCTTTCATTCCGAACGCCGTAGCTTTAAGCGTTGAAAACGGGAAGGTTGCTGTAGAAAGCGACATGGGTGATGGAATATACAAGTTCGAATCGAGTCTTCCGGCGGTAGTTTCCGTTCTGCTCGAAATAAACGAGCCGAGGATTCCGAAGCTTTCAGACATTTTGAAAGCTTCGAAGAAGAAAGCGGAATTCCACAGCCTTGAGGATTTCGAAGTGGAATTCGTTGACAGCGGAGTTGAAGAGATAAGGATGCCGAAGGTTGAGAGAAAGAGGGTAATCTTCGAGGTTAAGGATAACATTGACGAGGTTGTTGAGAAGCTTTTGGCTGAGTTGAAGAAAGAGGGAGTGCTGTGA
- a CDS encoding electron transfer flavoprotein subunit alpha/FixB family protein, which translates to MLVVAFEAKQVAENFSASSKLSSDLVFACFDESVAEEGKKFFKEVYLIKAGDYDPFVYSEALKELYNEVGAKGILMESSAKGVAVASMLSAKLNIRCVSDVKAIEDNYVKRSALGAAEAKVKLELPAIICVKPGSFEKAEGKESGEVKVVEKSFERKINLLEFKEKEKGADISEAEVVVCAGRGVKKKEDLAMLEELAKLLNGAVGVSRPLSADLKWMPNWVGMSGITVKPKLYIGVGVSGQIQHVAGIRDSKIIVAINNDPKAPIFENADYGIVGDLYEVVPKLIEKLKQS; encoded by the coding sequence ATGCTCGTTGTAGCTTTCGAGGCTAAGCAAGTGGCTGAAAACTTCTCCGCTTCTTCGAAACTCTCAAGCGATTTAGTTTTCGCGTGTTTCGACGAGAGCGTTGCCGAAGAGGGAAAGAAATTTTTTAAAGAAGTGTATCTCATAAAAGCCGGAGACTACGATCCTTTCGTTTACTCTGAAGCTTTAAAAGAGCTCTACAACGAGGTTGGAGCTAAGGGAATTCTCATGGAATCCTCAGCCAAAGGCGTTGCTGTGGCTTCTATGCTTTCGGCTAAGCTCAACATAAGGTGCGTGAGCGATGTAAAGGCTATCGAAGACAATTACGTGAAGAGATCCGCTTTAGGAGCTGCGGAAGCTAAGGTGAAGCTTGAGCTTCCGGCTATAATTTGCGTCAAACCCGGGAGTTTCGAGAAGGCTGAAGGGAAGGAGAGCGGAGAGGTGAAAGTCGTAGAGAAGAGCTTCGAGAGAAAAATCAATTTGCTGGAGTTCAAGGAGAAGGAAAAGGGAGCCGACATAAGCGAGGCGGAAGTCGTAGTCTGTGCCGGGAGAGGTGTAAAGAAGAAAGAGGACTTGGCTATGCTCGAAGAACTTGCGAAGCTTTTAAACGGAGCTGTGGGGGTGAGCAGACCTCTTTCAGCCGACTTGAAGTGGATGCCGAACTGGGTGGGGATGAGCGGAATAACCGTGAAGCCTAAACTTTATATAGGTGTCGGAGTTTCCGGACAGATTCAGCACGTGGCTGGAATAAGGGATTCCAAAATAATAGTGGCGATAAACAACGATCCAAAAGCACCGATATTCGAGAACGCTGATTACGGAATCGTGGGAGATCTCTACGAGGTTGTGCCGAAGCTGATAGAAAAGCTCAAGCAAAGCTAA
- a CDS encoding type II toxin-antitoxin system PemK/MazF family toxin: MIVAKISSSQQLPDFEIEITPNDLEEGKLKKTSYIHCHSIFTVEKNLILKKVGKLKSEKLIEVKNVIKRVFGLIS, translated from the coding sequence TTGATAGTCGCCAAAATTAGTTCCTCTCAACAATTACCTGATTTTGAAATCGAAATAACTCCAAACGATCTTGAGGAGGGAAAGCTAAAGAAAACAAGCTACATTCACTGTCATTCAATCTTTACCGTAGAGAAAAATTTAATTCTCAAGAAGGTCGGAAAGCTAAAATCTGAAAAGCTAATTGAAGTTAAAAACGTCATTAAGAGGGTATTTGGTCTGATTTCATGA
- a CDS encoding antitoxin family protein: protein MRKIECIYEKGVLIPLEKLDIPERSKVVLSIGEAKTIDELKLHGYLKILKEGEDAEELFEL from the coding sequence ATGAGGAAAATTGAATGCATTTACGAGAAAGGAGTTCTAATACCGTTGGAGAAATTGGATATTCCCGAAAGATCAAAAGTCGTTTTAAGCATAGGGGAGGCAAAGACGATAGATGAATTAAAATTGCACGGATATCTGAAGATTTTGAAGGAGGGTGAGGATGCAGAAGAGCTTTTCGAGTTATAA
- a CDS encoding DUF2283 domain-containing protein: protein MKIRYYPDSDVLEIRSLDEKPKYGEEYDENIILHYSEENRVVKIEILDASRVILSFLQPILEQKPIKGMMRT, encoded by the coding sequence ATGAAGATAAGATACTATCCAGATTCGGATGTACTTGAGATAAGATCACTAGACGAAAAGCCGAAATATGGGGAAGAATACGACGAAAACATAATACTTCACTATTCAGAGGAGAATAGGGTTGTAAAAATTGAGATTCTGGACGCTTCGAGAGTGATTCTTAGCTTTCTGCAACCAATTCTCGAACAGAAACCGATAAAAGGTATGATGAGGACATAA
- a CDS encoding winged helix-turn-helix domain-containing protein, protein MIKRSKWEITYAILKSIQNGEKSKTRIMYEAYLDWRNFSRYIKFLIDKNLVVEKNGGKLEITQKGEKILKIMEELIELIKD, encoded by the coding sequence ATGATCAAGAGATCTAAATGGGAAATAACTTATGCGATTCTTAAATCCATTCAAAACGGCGAAAAGTCGAAGACTCGCATAATGTACGAGGCGTACTTAGACTGGAGAAATTTTAGCAGATATATAAAATTTTTAATTGATAAAAATCTCGTCGTCGAAAAGAACGGAGGAAAGCTGGAGATAACGCAAAAAGGAGAAAAGATTCTGAAAATCATGGAGGAGCTAATCGAACTTATAAAAGACTAA
- a CDS encoding IS1 family transposase, whose translation MRNEIRSEKPVIELDEAWSFVKKKENEIWIWIALERNSRKIISYAIGDRSVDTFKKLWDGIGDEIKRKAIFYTDRWDAYNLIPYRQRIVRRGGTNHVERLFLTLRNDNPRFARKSIRFSKSSEMLENSFKLWIHYYNLSTL comes from the coding sequence CTGAGAAATGAGATTAGATCGGAAAAGCCTGTTATCGAGTTAGATGAAGCTTGGAGTTTTGTTAAGAAAAAGGAAAACGAAATCTGGATTTGGATTGCTTTAGAGAGAAATTCCCGAAAAATAATAAGTTATGCAATAGGAGATCGTTCTGTGGATACTTTCAAGAAATTGTGGGACGGAATTGGCGATGAAATAAAGCGGAAAGCAATTTTCTACACGGATCGCTGGGACGCTTATAATTTGATTCCTTACAGGCAGAGAATCGTAAGAAGAGGAGGAACGAACCACGTTGAAAGGTTATTCTTAACTCTGAGAAATGATAATCCGAGATTCGCAAGAAAATCAATCAGATTCTCAAAATCCTCGGAAATGCTCGAAAATTCTTTTAAATTGTGGATTCATTACTATAATTTATCAACATTATAG
- a CDS encoding IS1/IS1595 family N-terminal zinc-binding domain-containing protein, with the protein MMCPHCKSIKTVKMGCYYTKSGERRQRYKCKSCGRTFVLNPIKPRNYPEEFKEMVVRAVVKEGVGIRQASRIFKLSPNTVTAWVREFSKKRPEK; encoded by the coding sequence ATGATGTGTCCGCATTGCAAATCGATAAAAACTGTGAAAATGGGCTGTTATTACACGAAATCTGGTGAGAGGAGGCAGAGATACAAATGCAAGAGCTGCGGGAGAACTTTCGTTTTGAATCCGATAAAGCCGAGGAATTATCCCGAGGAATTTAAGGAGATGGTAGTTAGAGCTGTTGTGAAGGAGGGTGTAGGGATAAGACAAGCGAGCAGAATTTTCAAGCTTTCTCCTAACACTGTGACAGCTTGGGTAAGAGAATTTTCTAAAAAAAGACCTGAGAAATGA
- a CDS encoding TasA family protein, producing MRWVVSLLVLGVVGILLGSGTLAYFSDTETSEDNYIAAGTLELKLGDGDNTWYDDPDIPNYTISDVYPGWSDWVDFYAKNFGSIDGDLYMKVTYTENSGDNPEAEGSPDDAVLDDYLCVAITVGGSSLNLNTYDENNDGCVSLSEIADQYISLGDLAANDMVNIRIDVNIPTDVGNEIQGDTVTVDVEFKLMQDGASP from the coding sequence ATGAGGTGGGTAGTTAGTTTGTTGGTTTTGGGAGTGGTAGGAATACTACTCGGAAGCGGAACACTCGCGTACTTCAGCGACACTGAGACAAGCGAGGACAACTACATAGCGGCTGGAACGCTTGAGCTCAAGCTTGGAGACGGTGACAACACGTGGTATGACGATCCAGACATACCAAACTACACCATCAGCGATGTCTACCCAGGATGGAGTGACTGGGTTGACTTCTACGCGAAGAACTTTGGAAGCATCGACGGTGACCTTTACATGAAGGTCACATACACGGAGAACAGTGGGGACAACCCCGAGGCTGAAGGTTCTCCGGATGATGCAGTTCTTGACGACTACCTATGCGTTGCAATTACTGTTGGTGGAAGTTCTCTTAACCTCAACACCTACGATGAAAACAATGATGGATGTGTTTCCCTTTCAGAAATTGCTGATCAGTACATTTCGCTTGGTGACTTAGCTGCAAACGACATGGTTAACATCCGAATCGATGTGAACATCCCAACAGACGTTGGGAACGAGATTCAGGGAGACACTGTAACTGTTGACGTTGAGTTCAAGCTAATGCAGGACGGAGCATCTCCATAA
- a CDS encoding SipW-dependent-type signal peptide-containing protein, whose protein sequence is MRSVALSIIVVCIALSVATLGTWAVFYDEEVSEGNYIEASTLDIHLENHDEDADQQWLVLNSYPGTDEDNPGQSNWMGSGQIKIFNDGSLRGDHLEIAFEFRCYEDDDGDVFNSAVYPYDFTYNSSKHRIGPESDTNQSGIGYWLKEIKLVKLNYGLSSNRMGTYNLLNDLCSADGDPECTMNDLANSVIVLPADYTPLVGGSEYGLIQMDFEMPDTGQPQNDWQGDVCEMIVHVALAQDSSQQVLSPGGVTVNLPSS, encoded by the coding sequence ATGAGAAGTGTTGCACTGAGCATCATTGTTGTATGCATAGCACTTTCAGTAGCTACCCTCGGCACATGGGCAGTCTTTTATGACGAGGAGGTCAGTGAGGGAAATTACATTGAGGCAAGCACCCTCGATATTCACCTTGAGAACCACGACGAAGATGCTGACCAACAGTGGCTTGTCTTAAATTCATATCCTGGAACCGATGAGGATAATCCAGGACAAAGCAATTGGATGGGGAGTGGACAGATAAAAATATTTAATGACGGGAGTCTCAGGGGCGACCATTTGGAAATTGCCTTTGAGTTCAGGTGCTACGAAGATGATGATGGTGATGTGTTCAACAGCGCGGTATATCCCTATGATTTCACATACAACTCCTCCAAGCACCGCATAGGTCCAGAGTCGGATACAAACCAGAGTGGTATAGGGTACTGGCTCAAGGAGATAAAACTAGTCAAGCTCAACTACGGTCTTTCCTCAAACCGGATGGGCACATATAACCTCCTCAATGACTTGTGCTCCGCAGATGGAGATCCAGAGTGCACAATGAACGATCTCGCAAATTCAGTAATAGTTCTACCAGCAGACTATACCCCACTAGTTGGGGGCAGTGAGTACGGTCTAATTCAGATGGACTTTGAAATGCCTGACACAGGACAACCTCAAAACGACTGGCAGGGCGATGTCTGTGAGATGATCGTCCACGTGGCACTTGCGCAAGATTCAAGCCAGCAAGTACTCAGCCCGGGTGGAGTTACCGTCAACCTTCCATCGAGCTAA
- a CDS encoding TasA family protein yields MSNLKIFLFLFLLSSLVVYLIPNVLSAYALPIDEKEKEKAVKFCFETGETPPPFLQASNFAPGNVAEGTLKIANCGEKKSKRFGLSLSYSFFDPKGDSEAESFLSNITLIELKIGKENDLLYRNLLSEVEDLNGNGVKDLHDLSLSPVSVKYKVEPCGEESCEYHYLYIRVKFDESAGNEFQGDRVELNFTLMLG; encoded by the coding sequence ATGTCCAACCTTAAAATTTTTTTATTCCTCTTTTTGCTTTCTTCTCTTGTAGTTTATCTCATTCCGAATGTTCTCTCTGCGTATGCTCTTCCAATTGATGAAAAGGAAAAGGAAAAAGCTGTAAAATTCTGCTTTGAAACCGGAGAAACTCCTCCACCTTTTCTTCAAGCCTCGAACTTCGCTCCGGGAAATGTGGCTGAAGGGACTTTGAAGATAGCGAACTGCGGAGAGAAGAAGTCGAAGCGATTCGGATTGTCTTTAAGCTATAGTTTCTTCGATCCGAAAGGAGATAGCGAGGCGGAAAGCTTTTTGTCAAACATCACGTTGATCGAACTCAAAATAGGAAAGGAGAACGACTTACTTTATAGGAACTTGCTAAGCGAAGTGGAGGATTTGAACGGAAACGGAGTCAAAGACCTTCACGACCTCTCACTCTCGCCCGTTTCGGTGAAGTATAAGGTGGAACCTTGCGGGGAGGAATCATGTGAGTACCACTACCTTTATATTAGAGTAAAGTTTGATGAGAGTGCCGGTAACGAATTTCAAGGAGATAGGGTTGAGCTGAACTTCACTCTGATGCTCGGGTGA